A genomic window from Sulfurospirillum diekertiae includes:
- a CDS encoding ABC transporter ATP-binding protein: MNEVIQITQLTKNYYTDAGEVCVLKGVDMTIQSGEFVAIMGPSGSGKSTFMNILGCLDKATAGEYFLNQTNTSSLSKNDLATLRNTVIGFVFQGFNLLPRKSLIDNVALPLVYAEVSLHERRERAKMVLKSVGLESFGTYLPTHISGGQQQRVAIARALVNHPKLILADEPTGNLDTKTSQEIMQLFSDLNEKEGITVVLVTHEPDIAEYAKRLVNFVDGKIQHDGPTARMMEKAQ; encoded by the coding sequence ATGAATGAAGTCATCCAAATCACGCAGTTAACGAAAAATTATTATACCGATGCGGGAGAAGTGTGTGTGCTAAAAGGGGTGGATATGACCATTCAAAGCGGTGAATTCGTAGCGATTATGGGACCTTCTGGTTCGGGCAAATCAACCTTTATGAACATTCTTGGCTGTCTTGATAAAGCAACTGCGGGAGAGTATTTTCTCAATCAAACCAATACATCTTCTTTAAGTAAAAATGATCTTGCAACACTTCGCAACACGGTGATTGGATTTGTTTTTCAAGGTTTTAATTTGTTGCCTCGCAAAAGCTTGATCGACAATGTTGCCTTGCCTTTAGTGTATGCAGAGGTGAGCTTGCATGAGCGCAGAGAAAGAGCGAAAATGGTGCTCAAAAGCGTGGGATTAGAATCGTTTGGAACGTATCTTCCCACACATATCTCAGGAGGACAGCAACAACGCGTTGCCATTGCTCGTGCCCTTGTCAATCACCCCAAACTTATTTTAGCGGATGAGCCGACAGGAAATCTGGATACTAAGACGAGTCAAGAGATTATGCAGCTTTTTAGTGATCTCAACGAAAAAGAGGGCATTACGGTTGTTTTAGTCACGCATGAGCCCGATATTGCCGAATATGCCAAACGACTGGTTAATTTTGTCGATGGGAAAATTCAACACGATGGTCCAACGGCGCGTATGATGGAGAAGGCTCAATGA
- a CDS encoding TolC family protein, whose protein sequence is MQLKLLGCVVFGIMSMLGAEEFDPLNTHALVPNQQAKLASCATIDVRKTLGLSDVVMSALCNNPQTKIAWQTSLYQAAQVGVSRSAYLPTLSATGSILRAESSETQTGNQENVGVTLSYLLYDFGKRDATYDNAKSLLDVALFSENDTIQTVFLSAIQAYYALFGSNASLEASREAERSALESLNAAKTRYTVGTATPADTLQAQTAYSQAMLNRIQAEGNVKSAQGTLASVLGLLPDTTLQLQTPKLDIPSEVFESNIRALMEEAQKLRPDLMAAGAKIKAAEANIKAAKADNMPTFSLSATSGHTNTVFDTAQRTSSIGLYVSIPIFTGFNTKYKVQAAQQQLKINEAEYDKLSQSANLEVYQTYQTLISETQATRTSSDLVASAQASYDLALGRYKAGVGTILDLLSAQSALASAKQQYIQSLYNWYITKASLAKAMGSLDFSTIKGQP, encoded by the coding sequence ATGCAGTTGAAGTTACTAGGGTGTGTGGTTTTTGGCATCATGAGTATGCTTGGTGCGGAGGAATTCGATCCATTGAATACCCATGCACTCGTTCCAAATCAACAAGCCAAATTAGCATCGTGTGCAACCATCGATGTACGAAAAACATTGGGTTTATCGGATGTGGTGATGAGTGCGTTGTGCAACAATCCGCAGACCAAAATAGCATGGCAAACATCGCTCTACCAAGCCGCACAAGTGGGAGTGAGTCGCTCGGCGTATTTGCCAACACTGAGCGCAACGGGTTCCATTCTCAGGGCTGAAAGTAGTGAAACCCAAACAGGCAATCAAGAAAATGTTGGCGTAACGCTTTCCTATCTACTGTACGATTTTGGCAAACGTGATGCAACCTATGACAATGCAAAATCACTGCTCGATGTAGCACTCTTTTCGGAAAATGATACGATTCAAACCGTATTTCTCTCTGCCATCCAAGCGTACTATGCCTTGTTTGGCTCAAATGCTTCCCTCGAAGCTAGCCGCGAGGCTGAGCGCTCTGCCCTAGAGAGCCTCAATGCAGCCAAGACACGCTACACGGTAGGAACAGCCACACCCGCAGACACTTTGCAAGCTCAGACGGCGTATTCCCAAGCGATGCTAAACCGTATTCAAGCCGAAGGCAATGTCAAAAGTGCACAAGGAACGCTTGCCAGTGTTTTAGGACTTCTTCCCGATACAACCTTACAGCTTCAAACACCCAAGCTGGATATCCCCAGTGAAGTGTTTGAAAGCAATATAAGAGCGTTGATGGAAGAAGCACAAAAACTTCGACCCGATCTTATGGCAGCAGGTGCAAAGATTAAAGCGGCTGAAGCCAATATAAAAGCAGCCAAAGCAGACAACATGCCTACTTTTTCACTCTCTGCAACGTCAGGACATACCAATACCGTTTTTGATACCGCACAGCGAACCTCTAGCATCGGACTTTATGTGAGCATTCCCATCTTTACAGGGTTTAATACCAAGTATAAAGTGCAAGCAGCGCAACAACAGCTCAAAATAAATGAAGCAGAGTATGATAAACTTTCTCAAAGTGCCAATTTAGAAGTATATCAAACGTATCAAACGTTAATCAGTGAAACCCAAGCAACACGCACGAGTAGTGACTTGGTTGCGAGTGCGCAAGCTTCCTATGACCTTGCTCTAGGTCGGTATAAAGCAGGCGTGGGCACGATCCTTGATCTCCTCAGTGCTCAAAGTGCGCTTGCCAGTGCCAAACAGCAGTACATTCAGTCACTCTATAATTGGTACATTACCAAAGCGAGCCTTGCTAAAGCGATGGGCTCACTTGATTTTTCAACGATAAAAGGACAACCATGA
- the modA gene encoding molybdate ABC transporter substrate-binding protein, which produces MLKLLLASVLLSASLLAGEISVAVAANLSDAVESLKTEFAKTNPNTKVNTILGASGKFTTQIKSGAPFDIFLSADMKFPESLYEDGIAVTKPVVYASGALAMVSTKGLDLSKGIAVIADPKVEKVAIANPKTAPYGTASMEAFKNANILDKVEPKLVQGDSIGQALQFSLTAADVGFVNASAFYSDKMKEYKKGVQWVDVDPKLYKPIAQGIVLLKQAEKNAEAKAFYDFVLSAKAKAIFKNYGYVVNE; this is translated from the coding sequence ATGTTAAAACTGTTATTAGCGAGTGTTTTGTTAAGCGCGAGTTTGCTTGCAGGAGAGATCAGTGTTGCGGTTGCCGCCAATTTAAGTGATGCGGTAGAGTCACTTAAAACGGAGTTTGCTAAAACAAACCCAAATACAAAAGTCAATACGATCCTAGGTGCTAGTGGTAAATTCACCACACAAATTAAAAGTGGTGCGCCATTTGACATTTTCTTAAGTGCCGATATGAAATTTCCTGAGAGTTTGTATGAAGATGGTATTGCTGTAACGAAACCTGTTGTTTATGCGAGTGGCGCTTTAGCAATGGTCAGCACGAAAGGGCTTGATTTAAGTAAAGGTATTGCCGTGATTGCAGATCCAAAAGTGGAGAAAGTTGCTATTGCAAATCCAAAAACAGCACCCTATGGAACGGCGAGCATGGAAGCGTTTAAAAATGCAAATATTTTAGACAAAGTTGAACCAAAATTGGTTCAAGGCGATAGTATCGGACAAGCGTTACAGTTTTCTTTGACTGCGGCTGATGTGGGCTTTGTTAATGCTTCTGCTTTTTACAGTGACAAAATGAAAGAGTATAAAAAAGGCGTTCAATGGGTTGATGTTGATCCAAAACTTTACAAACCAATCGCTCAGGGTATCGTTCTTTTGAAACAAGCAGAGAAGAATGCAGAAGCTAAAGCATTTTACGACTTTGTACTCAGTGCTAAAGCGAAAGCAATCTTTAAAAATTATGGATATGTCGTCAATGAATAG
- a CDS encoding TOBE domain-containing protein, with product MDGIASGVMSFDKPVLLEKRVKLLEAIAETGSISSAAKRVGLSYKAAWEAVDTMNNLSNHPLVVRVTGGSGGGGTTLTPLGEEVVANYSVLKKEYERFLNRLSTMGDFEMNSLKHIQRIAMQISARNQLMGKIGEIKQAKVNAEVSIVLKSGVILISNITNSAVEELGLEIGDEVVGIIKASSVLISNELSVATSARNKLVGMVTDIKLGEVNAQVSVDIGQNDVVVSTITAESVRALGLAVGSRVCAIIKSSSILIGK from the coding sequence ATGGATGGGATTGCTTCTGGTGTAATGAGCTTTGACAAGCCCGTTTTGTTGGAAAAAAGAGTGAAGCTCTTAGAAGCTATTGCCGAGACAGGTTCAATCAGCAGTGCCGCTAAACGAGTGGGTCTTAGTTATAAGGCAGCATGGGAAGCTGTTGATACGATGAACAATCTTTCCAATCATCCTTTAGTGGTACGTGTCACAGGTGGAAGCGGTGGTGGTGGAACGACATTAACACCCTTAGGAGAAGAAGTTGTTGCCAATTATTCCGTTTTAAAAAAAGAGTATGAGAGGTTTTTAAATCGGCTCTCAACCATGGGCGACTTTGAAATGAATAGTTTAAAACACATACAAAGGATTGCTATGCAAATCAGTGCACGTAATCAGCTGATGGGGAAAATCGGCGAGATTAAACAGGCAAAAGTCAATGCGGAGGTAAGTATTGTCCTCAAAAGTGGCGTCATTCTTATATCCAATATTACCAATAGTGCCGTTGAAGAGTTGGGACTAGAAATTGGGGATGAAGTGGTTGGTATTATCAAGGCCTCATCTGTGCTTATCTCCAATGAATTAAGTGTTGCTACCAGCGCTCGCAATAAACTTGTGGGAATGGTCACAGACATTAAACTGGGCGAAGTCAATGCGCAAGTCAGTGTGGATATTGGTCAAAATGATGTGGTTGTTTCCACCATTACGGCTGAGTCAGTGAGAGCTTTAGGGCTTGCTGTTGGGTCGCGTGTCTGTGCCATCATCAAATCGAGTAGTATCTTAATCGGAAAATAA
- a CDS encoding D-alanyl-D-alanine carboxypeptidase family protein: MTQKILSLICGACIITSSLSATYLDKETADRIKRNTDSIIAKDLNSKQLIFAKDEQKINQPASLTKIMTAMLAIESGRMNDVVTITREMIQVEPTKAGLRVGERFYLRDLVKAAMVMSANDAAMSIGVYLGDGDVDKFVGMMNRKAKAIGMKNTNFTNPCGFDSSNFGHHYSTALDLLTLSEYAIKNNAFNDMAKLKRHDFQAVNTKRKYAAYTHNKLLNNYKYAVGIKTGYTQKAGPCLIARAKKDNKDILVVMLNSEHRWNDIKTIFEDVLPDLTETKSSSHKVISHSKSTKKTASTKRKAHKIA, from the coding sequence ATGACACAAAAAATTTTATCGCTTATCTGCGGCGCATGTATTATTACCTCATCACTGAGCGCAACCTATCTTGACAAAGAAACTGCCGATCGTATTAAACGCAATACGGATTCTATTATTGCTAAAGACCTTAATAGCAAACAACTTATTTTTGCCAAAGATGAGCAAAAGATTAACCAGCCCGCTAGTTTAACTAAAATTATGACCGCAATGCTTGCGATTGAAAGTGGTAGAATGAACGATGTCGTCACGATTACGCGTGAGATGATTCAGGTTGAACCTACCAAAGCAGGTCTTAGAGTGGGCGAGAGATTTTATCTCAGAGATCTTGTTAAAGCAGCAATGGTGATGTCAGCCAATGACGCTGCCATGAGTATCGGTGTTTACTTAGGCGATGGTGATGTCGATAAGTTTGTAGGCATGATGAACCGTAAAGCAAAAGCAATCGGGATGAAAAACACCAACTTTACAAATCCTTGTGGATTTGATAGTAGTAATTTTGGACACCACTACTCTACCGCACTGGATCTTTTAACCCTTAGCGAATATGCCATTAAAAACAATGCATTTAATGATATGGCAAAACTCAAACGTCATGATTTTCAAGCCGTCAACACTAAACGTAAATATGCGGCTTACACGCATAACAAACTCCTTAACAATTATAAATATGCCGTAGGAATTAAAACAGGGTATACCCAAAAAGCGGGCCCTTGTCTGATTGCAAGAGCTAAAAAAGACAACAAAGATATTTTAGTTGTTATGCTGAACTCTGAACACCGTTGGAACGATATTAAAACAATTTTTGAAGATGTTTTACCTGATCTTACCGAAACAAAAAGCAGCTCTCACAAAGTCATTTCCCATTCTAAAAGTACGAAGAAAACAGCCTCAACGAAAAGAAAAGCCCATAAAATAGCTTAA
- the proC gene encoding pyrroline-5-carboxylate reductase — protein MKLLLIGAGNMGGAMLQGLHVKDITVVEAYPARVKELQELYPTIKIVNEIPSLEGYLVILAIKPQSFGTLHTKGIAEGVISIMAGINLEKLKSGIMAKHYIRSMPNMAALVRKSATSLCGDVALKEEAMDILSSIGRCFWLESEKELDIATGLSGSAPAWIALVAEALSDGAVNLGMKREITYQYVATLFEGVGEVLKTEHPALLKDKVMSPAGTTAAGYAKLEEGKVRDSFIKAMEASYERAKGFSK, from the coding sequence ATGAAATTACTTTTAATTGGTGCTGGCAATATGGGTGGAGCGATGCTTCAAGGTTTACATGTAAAAGATATTACGGTGGTTGAAGCGTATCCCGCACGTGTTAAAGAGTTACAAGAACTCTATCCCACGATCAAAATCGTGAATGAGATTCCTTCCTTGGAAGGGTATCTTGTTATTCTTGCCATTAAACCTCAATCCTTTGGAACACTGCACACGAAAGGGATTGCGGAGGGTGTTATCTCCATTATGGCTGGCATTAACTTGGAAAAACTCAAATCGGGCATTATGGCAAAGCATTACATTCGCTCTATGCCTAATATGGCGGCACTTGTACGTAAATCTGCTACGTCATTGTGTGGTGATGTTGCGTTAAAAGAGGAAGCGATGGATATTTTAAGTTCCATTGGTCGTTGCTTTTGGTTAGAGAGTGAAAAAGAGCTGGACATTGCCACAGGTCTTTCAGGTTCAGCTCCAGCTTGGATAGCGCTTGTTGCGGAAGCTTTGAGTGATGGTGCGGTTAATCTTGGAATGAAGCGCGAAATCACGTATCAATATGTTGCAACGCTGTTTGAAGGGGTTGGTGAAGTGCTTAAAACGGAACATCCTGCTCTTTTGAAAGACAAAGTCATGTCACCCGCGGGAACAACGGCTGCTGGGTATGCAAAGTTGGAAGAAGGAAAAGTGAGAGATAGTTTTATTAAAGCGATGGAAGCATCGTATGAGAGAGCAAAGGGTTTTTCAAAATAG
- the modA gene encoding molybdate ABC transporter substrate-binding protein — MKKIVIGVCMALLSQLIADDLKIAVGAGYKKPVQEVLKAYAENHTNVDAIYGNMAQIFTQAKQTEIALVIADKKFLEKQKELHFEHYQKIGEGVAVIAYAKGVTLTRVDDLKEEGIKTIAMPEAKKAIYGDAGTEFLQNAKLYESVKEKLLVVATVPQVSSYVSTHEVDVGIMNLTAALDSMDKIGGYIKIPQSYYTPIEIVAGSLKACEVDKACQELVAFLQTPKAKEIFVKYGL; from the coding sequence ATGAAAAAGATAGTGATAGGTGTCTGTATGGCTTTGTTAAGCCAACTGATTGCAGATGATCTTAAAATTGCTGTGGGAGCAGGGTATAAAAAACCTGTTCAAGAGGTACTCAAAGCGTATGCTGAAAATCATACCAATGTGGACGCCATTTATGGCAATATGGCGCAAATTTTTACCCAAGCGAAACAGACAGAAATAGCTTTAGTGATTGCCGATAAAAAATTTTTAGAGAAACAGAAAGAACTCCATTTTGAACATTATCAAAAAATTGGTGAGGGTGTCGCTGTCATCGCTTATGCCAAGGGTGTTACATTGACGCGCGTTGACGATTTGAAAGAAGAGGGCATTAAAACCATTGCAATGCCTGAAGCAAAAAAGGCGATTTACGGTGATGCAGGTACAGAGTTTTTACAGAATGCTAAACTGTATGAAAGCGTCAAAGAGAAACTTTTGGTCGTTGCTACGGTTCCTCAGGTGAGTTCTTATGTGAGTACCCATGAGGTGGATGTGGGCATCATGAACCTCACCGCTGCACTGGATAGCATGGATAAAATCGGTGGGTATATCAAAATTCCTCAAAGCTATTATACCCCTATTGAAATCGTAGCAGGAAGTTTAAAAGCCTGTGAAGTAGATAAAGCATGTCAAGAGTTGGTTGCTTTTTTACAAACTCCAAAAGCGAAAGAGATATTTGTTAAATATGGGCTTTGA
- a CDS encoding TOBE domain-containing protein, translating into MNRLRAVVTQIEGEQNLHIITFDYEGSMLKMMGLDLPKGLHVKSHVTLGVKPSHVAIAKNLSGELSYSNQLPAKIVSIENGKLLSNILLHVKGSEVQSFLTLSSSMRMNLQVGDDVTLLMKASELFVMEVEGV; encoded by the coding sequence ATGAATAGACTGCGTGCCGTTGTTACCCAGATTGAAGGTGAGCAGAATCTTCATATTATCACGTTTGATTATGAGGGAAGTATGCTTAAAATGATGGGGCTTGATTTGCCAAAGGGTTTACATGTAAAGAGTCATGTAACCCTTGGCGTAAAGCCTTCGCATGTGGCAATTGCCAAAAATCTTAGCGGGGAGCTTAGTTATTCCAATCAGCTTCCAGCTAAGATTGTGAGTATCGAAAATGGAAAACTCTTGAGCAATATTCTTTTACATGTAAAAGGAAGTGAGGTGCAAAGTTTTCTGACTTTAAGCTCTTCAATGCGCATGAATCTCCAAGTGGGTGATGATGTCACTTTGCTGATGAAGGCAAGTGAACTTTTCGTCATGGAGGTAGAAGGTGTTTGA
- a CDS encoding efflux RND transporter periplasmic adaptor subunit, which translates to MNFLKTILLHKLTLLIVLIAVGLGGYKAWEIYTKPPLEAKYKFHTLELGDITQSVAANGTLNPLVLVTVGTQVSGKVIKLYVDFNDRVTEGQILAELDPALLDAQAAQSAASVKSAEASLELAVANEKRSRELFSKEYISKQDLDSSVQALKSARAALDLARAQSQKDRTNQGYTIVRSPVSGVVVDRQIDVGQTVAASLQAPVLFKIAQDLREMQIDSNFAEADIGRIKVGQNVNFAVDAFPNNAFTGVVKQVRLNATTVSNVVTYDVVVTLKNPDEILAPGMTAYVNVILAERKNVLVVPNAALRYKPTEMSPKGTGDTQKAKKERKEPNTGVLYVFENGEPKAIKVTTGISDNRFTEIVSDELKAGDKIILEESKAFAKAAAVGGPMGRPF; encoded by the coding sequence ATGAACTTTTTAAAAACGATACTGTTACACAAATTGACCCTTTTGATCGTTCTGATCGCTGTTGGTTTGGGTGGCTATAAAGCGTGGGAAATCTACACGAAACCACCCCTTGAAGCAAAATATAAATTTCACACGTTAGAACTAGGTGACATCACACAAAGTGTTGCTGCCAATGGCACACTCAACCCTTTGGTTTTGGTAACGGTAGGTACGCAAGTCTCTGGTAAGGTGATTAAACTCTATGTTGATTTTAATGATCGTGTTACAGAAGGACAAATTTTGGCTGAGCTTGACCCTGCACTGTTAGATGCACAAGCGGCGCAAAGTGCGGCGAGTGTTAAAAGTGCTGAAGCCTCACTGGAGCTTGCTGTTGCCAATGAAAAAAGATCGCGGGAACTTTTTTCAAAAGAGTATATCTCTAAACAAGATTTAGACTCTTCGGTGCAAGCCTTAAAGTCGGCTCGTGCCGCACTTGATTTAGCGCGTGCACAGTCTCAAAAAGACCGTACCAATCAAGGGTATACGATTGTGCGCTCTCCCGTTTCGGGTGTTGTGGTTGATCGACAAATTGATGTAGGCCAGACAGTGGCAGCAAGTTTGCAAGCACCGGTACTGTTTAAAATCGCGCAAGATCTTCGTGAAATGCAGATTGACTCCAACTTTGCAGAAGCCGACATTGGTCGCATCAAAGTGGGGCAGAACGTTAATTTTGCAGTTGATGCGTTTCCCAATAACGCTTTCACCGGTGTTGTCAAACAAGTTAGGCTGAATGCCACAACCGTTTCCAATGTTGTCACGTACGATGTGGTTGTAACCCTCAAAAATCCAGATGAAATCTTAGCCCCTGGCATGACGGCGTATGTGAATGTCATTTTGGCAGAGCGTAAAAATGTTTTGGTTGTTCCTAATGCGGCACTGCGTTATAAGCCCACAGAAATGTCGCCCAAAGGAACAGGCGATACTCAAAAAGCTAAAAAAGAAAGAAAAGAACCAAATACTGGCGTATTGTATGTGTTTGAAAACGGTGAGCCAAAAGCCATTAAAGTGACGACAGGGATTAGTGATAATCGTTTTACTGAGATCGTGAGCGATGAACTTAAAGCAGGTGATAAAATCATCCTTGAAGAGTCAAAAGCTTTTGCAAAAGCAGCCGCAGTAGGTGGTCCAATGGGAAGACCCTTCTAA
- a CDS encoding ABC transporter permease, which produces MTFIMFAEAWSAMGANRLRTFLTMLGMVIGVGAVILMSSIGAGTQAKVKESIASMGSNLFIVLAGSMTSGGVRIGSGAVQTLTISDATAMEEIDSIAATAPVSSGSAQMVYQSANWNTQVIGTTPSFFQVRDWAIESGYSFMDSDVRGATRVVVLGKTVAENLFGDESSVGKTIRIKNSPYIVVGVLAKKGQSLDGRDQDDTAMVPITTAQTKLFGSQFKGTVRFIMVQGRSEETMDQAEEAMTQLLRQRHKLRESAEDDFTIRNLTALANTAEETTKAMSLMLAAIASISLLVGGIGIMNIMLVSVTERTREIGIRIAIGAKQNHILVQFLLEALMISIIGCFIGVCVGVGGAYTVAHFFPISVVITQNSIVISFLVATGVGVFFGFYPARKAANLEPIEALRYQ; this is translated from the coding sequence ATGACATTTATCATGTTTGCTGAAGCATGGAGTGCGATGGGTGCGAATCGGCTTCGTACATTTTTAACCATGCTGGGTATGGTCATTGGTGTAGGAGCGGTTATTTTGATGTCATCCATTGGGGCTGGAACGCAAGCCAAAGTCAAAGAATCCATTGCTTCGATGGGAAGTAATCTTTTCATTGTTCTTGCGGGTTCAATGACGTCAGGCGGTGTGCGTATCGGAAGTGGAGCGGTTCAAACATTGACTATATCGGATGCAACCGCTATGGAAGAGATCGATAGTATTGCCGCAACAGCTCCTGTCTCATCGGGTTCTGCTCAAATGGTTTACCAGTCTGCAAACTGGAACACTCAAGTCATAGGAACAACGCCCTCATTTTTTCAAGTGCGTGATTGGGCGATTGAGAGCGGCTACTCTTTTATGGATTCGGATGTCAGAGGCGCAACACGCGTTGTTGTTCTGGGGAAAACCGTTGCTGAAAATCTTTTTGGTGATGAATCTTCTGTGGGAAAGACGATTCGGATTAAAAACAGTCCTTATATTGTGGTGGGAGTTCTGGCTAAAAAAGGACAGAGCTTAGATGGGCGCGATCAAGATGATACGGCGATGGTTCCAATCACTACGGCGCAAACAAAGTTATTTGGCAGTCAGTTCAAAGGTACGGTGCGGTTTATTATGGTGCAAGGGCGCTCTGAGGAGACGATGGATCAAGCGGAAGAAGCGATGACACAGCTTTTACGTCAACGTCATAAACTGCGTGAGAGTGCCGAAGATGACTTTACGATTCGTAACCTCACCGCCCTTGCCAATACTGCTGAAGAGACGACGAAAGCGATGTCGTTGATGCTAGCCGCGATTGCTTCGATTTCCTTGTTAGTGGGTGGTATTGGCATCATGAATATTATGTTGGTATCTGTTACGGAGCGCACGCGAGAGATTGGTATTCGCATCGCGATTGGTGCGAAGCAAAATCATATTTTAGTGCAGTTTTTACTTGAGGCATTGATGATTTCCATCATCGGCTGTTTTATTGGTGTTTGCGTGGGTGTTGGTGGTGCGTATACCGTGGCACATTTCTTTCCGATTAGTGTGGTTATTACACAAAATTCTATTGTGATCTCTTTCTTGGTAGCGACAGGTGTGGGTGTCTTTTTCGGGTTCTATCCAGCGCGAAAAGCGGCAAATTTGGAGCCTATTGAGGCACTTCGTTACCAATAA
- the modB gene encoding molybdate ABC transporter permease subunit, with the protein MALEFTPFLISFKLASITTAILFFVSLFLAWNLSQSKSRFKPIFESITALPIVLPPSVLGFYILYALSFHSPIGRFFQDVLGIKLVFNFSGLVVASCFYSLPFMVQPLQSGFETLPKNMLEASYIAGKSKLKTLFCVAMPNIKPSLMTAIVITFAHTIGEFGVVLMVGGSIPGETKVASVAIYEMVEIMDYTSAHIYSAIMVSISFCVLLSVYVFNHNQSHRLGGIA; encoded by the coding sequence ATGGCACTGGAGTTTACTCCCTTTTTGATCTCGTTTAAACTTGCTTCCATTACTACCGCAATTCTTTTTTTTGTTTCGCTTTTTTTAGCATGGAATTTATCGCAAAGCAAGTCTCGTTTCAAGCCAATTTTCGAATCCATCACGGCACTTCCTATTGTTTTACCTCCCTCCGTTTTAGGCTTTTACATCCTGTATGCCCTCTCATTTCACTCACCCATTGGACGATTTTTTCAAGACGTACTGGGTATAAAGCTGGTGTTTAACTTCTCCGGTTTAGTGGTGGCAAGTTGTTTTTATTCCCTGCCTTTTATGGTACAGCCCCTTCAAAGTGGTTTTGAAACACTCCCTAAAAATATGCTTGAAGCCTCGTATATTGCAGGAAAAAGTAAGCTCAAAACACTGTTTTGTGTGGCCATGCCCAATATTAAACCCTCTTTGATGACCGCTATTGTCATTACGTTTGCACATACAATTGGCGAATTTGGTGTGGTTTTGATGGTAGGTGGAAGTATCCCCGGTGAGACGAAAGTTGCCTCTGTGGCTATTTATGAGATGGTTGAGATTATGGACTATACCAGTGCTCATATTTACAGTGCCATTATGGTTAGTATCAGCTTTTGCGTGCTTTTAAGCGTTTATGTTTTTAATCACAATCAGAGTCATCGTTTGGGAGGAATTGCATGA
- a CDS encoding ABC transporter ATP-binding protein has protein sequence MIEINVQKELLGSMGKMDLHVKLAIEKQNFVALSGQSGSGKTTLLRILAGLESAKGQIKVDDEVWLDGAHCLPPQKRGIGFVFQDYALFPNMSVLENLLFVHKDKALADQLLSMTELSELATRRPATLSGGQKQRVSLCRAMMNRPKLLLMDEPLSALDPSMRTKLQHEILTLHKAFGTTTIMVSHDPSEMYRLSSRVIVLSQGCVIQDGDAKSVLLRTQGSQKFSFEGELLDIVKVDVIYVAIVSIGQQIVEVVLDGGEAKDLRVGDSVSIGTKAFTPILQKLI, from the coding sequence ATGATTGAGATTAATGTCCAAAAAGAGCTTTTAGGCTCGATGGGTAAGATGGATTTACATGTAAAGCTTGCAATTGAAAAACAGAATTTTGTAGCTCTTTCAGGTCAAAGTGGAAGTGGTAAAACGACACTGCTTCGTATTTTAGCAGGGCTTGAGAGTGCAAAAGGTCAGATCAAAGTCGATGATGAAGTGTGGCTTGATGGAGCACACTGCCTGCCTCCCCAAAAAAGGGGTATCGGTTTTGTCTTTCAAGACTATGCCCTTTTTCCCAATATGAGTGTCCTTGAAAATCTTCTGTTTGTGCACAAAGATAAAGCTTTAGCGGATCAACTTTTAAGTATGACAGAACTCAGCGAACTTGCCACTCGCAGACCTGCAACCCTTTCAGGTGGGCAAAAACAGCGTGTGAGTTTGTGTCGTGCGATGATGAACAGACCCAAACTTCTTTTGATGGATGAGCCCCTTTCCGCACTGGATCCTTCCATGCGTACAAAACTTCAGCATGAGATTTTAACGCTTCATAAAGCGTTTGGCACCACAACGATTATGGTGAGTCATGATCCGAGTGAAATGTATCGACTAAGTTCTCGTGTGATTGTCCTCTCACAAGGGTGCGTCATACAAGATGGTGATGCCAAAAGTGTGTTGCTTCGCACGCAAGGCAGTCAGAAATTTTCGTTTGAAGGTGAGTTGTTGGACATTGTCAAAGTCGATGTGATTTACGTTGCCATTGTCTCTATTGGACAACAGATTGTCGAAGTGGTTCTTGATGGTGGAGAAGCTAAGGATTTGCGTGTAGGCGATAGTGTGAGTATAGGAACCAAAGCCTTTACTCCGATTCTTCAAAAATTGATCTAA